In Mycobacterium sp. JS623, one genomic interval encodes:
- a CDS encoding diacylglycerol/lipid kinase family protein, translated as MRAVLIVNPNATSTTPAGRDLLAHALESRVKLTVAHTDHRGHAIEIGRDAAREGVDVLIVHGGDGTVNEVVNGILGEVGPGGAAPAVGVVPGGSANVFARALGISPDPIEATNQLVDLLSAYKRHKAWRRIGLMDCGERWCVFTAGMGVDGDVVAAVEAQRDKGRKVTASRYIRVAVREMLSSARKEPTLTLHLPDSDPVQGVHFAFVSNSSPWTYANTRPVWTNPTTTFETGLGLFAITSMNVWANLGLVRQMVSKRPRLEAKHLIRVDDLSWVRVTSSTPVACQIDGDYLGPRRSMTFTAVSDALAVVAPPAR; from the coding sequence GTGCGCGCCGTGCTGATCGTCAACCCCAACGCGACGTCGACCACGCCTGCGGGCCGCGATCTGCTGGCTCACGCGCTGGAAAGCCGCGTGAAGCTCACCGTCGCCCACACCGACCACCGGGGTCACGCCATCGAGATCGGGCGCGACGCGGCGCGTGAGGGCGTCGACGTGCTGATCGTGCACGGCGGCGATGGCACGGTGAACGAGGTGGTGAACGGGATCCTCGGTGAGGTCGGCCCTGGCGGGGCCGCCCCCGCCGTCGGCGTCGTCCCCGGCGGTTCGGCCAACGTATTCGCCCGCGCACTCGGCATCAGCCCCGACCCGATCGAGGCGACAAACCAGCTTGTCGACCTGCTGTCGGCGTACAAGCGGCACAAGGCGTGGCGCCGCATCGGGTTGATGGACTGCGGTGAGCGGTGGTGCGTATTCACCGCCGGCATGGGCGTGGACGGCGACGTGGTGGCCGCCGTCGAGGCCCAGCGCGACAAGGGCCGCAAGGTGACCGCATCCCGCTACATCCGCGTCGCGGTCAGGGAGATGCTCTCCAGCGCCCGCAAAGAGCCGACGTTGACGCTTCACCTGCCGGACTCAGACCCCGTTCAGGGCGTCCACTTCGCGTTCGTTTCGAACTCGAGCCCGTGGACGTATGCCAACACGCGGCCCGTCTGGACGAATCCGACGACCACATTCGAGACCGGCCTCGGCCTGTTCGCGATCACCAGCATGAACGTCTGGGCCAACCTGGGGCTGGTGCGACAAATGGTGTCCAAGAGGCCGCGTTTGGAGGCCAAGCACCTGATCCGCGTCGACGATCTGTCGTGGGTGCGGGTGACGAGCAGCACGCCAGTGGCGTGTCAGATCGACGGCGACTATCTCGGTCCGAGGCGTTCGATGACGTTCACTGCGGTCTCCGACGCGTTGGCCGTGGTGGCTCCGCCGGCTAGATAA
- a CDS encoding GNAT family N-acetyltransferase yields MTELIRVVQPGDETELTAMIHELAEFERASADCTVTESQLRDALFGEHPAVYGHIAEIDGQAAAGALWFRNFSTWDGVAGIYLEDLFVRPQFRRRGLARKMLATLAKVCVDGGYTRLSWAVLDWNINAIALYDAVGGRPQTEWITYRVSGPELSALAGS; encoded by the coding sequence GTGACCGAACTCATCCGAGTTGTCCAACCGGGCGACGAGACCGAACTGACCGCAATGATCCACGAACTGGCGGAGTTCGAGCGCGCCAGCGCGGACTGCACGGTCACCGAAAGTCAGTTGCGTGACGCACTTTTCGGCGAACACCCGGCGGTCTACGGGCACATCGCGGAGATCGACGGCCAGGCCGCGGCCGGCGCGCTGTGGTTCCGAAACTTCTCCACCTGGGACGGCGTCGCAGGCATCTATCTGGAAGACCTCTTCGTGCGCCCGCAGTTCCGCCGCCGAGGACTGGCCCGAAAGATGTTGGCCACGTTGGCCAAAGTATGCGTCGACGGCGGATACACGCGGCTGTCGTGGGCCGTGCTGGACTGGAACATCAACGCGATCGCGCTCTACGACGCCGTCGGCGGGCGGCCGCAGACCGAGTGGATCACCTACCGAGTATCAGGCCCGGAGTTGTCGGCACTCGCCGGATCCTGA
- a CDS encoding isochorismate synthase gives MTREPAFVLAGRTGVVVAEGVHTAFPRLADARAALASHSTPIVLGALPFDLTKPAALIRPQAVQFTETLPDWPLRELPTVRITQSMPDPEEHRARIGAALRRLQDPASGLHKVVLARALRLAADGPLDARTIVHRLVASDSAANAYLVDLTAAGGGYSGAALVGASPELLVARRGDQVTCRPFAGSAPRLADPDADEASGAALAASAKDRHEHQLVVDAMRDALAPFCVDLQIASTPQLSKTAAVWHLYTPITGTLREKSTTSLDLAIALHPTPAVGGVPATAAAELINELEGDRGFYAGAVGWCDQRGDGRWLVSIRCAQLSADRRTADAHSGGGIVVESDPDDEVAETTTKFNTILSALGVQP, from the coding sequence GTGACCCGCGAACCGGCTTTCGTGCTCGCAGGGCGTACCGGAGTTGTGGTCGCCGAGGGCGTGCACACCGCCTTCCCGCGGCTGGCCGACGCCCGGGCCGCGCTCGCATCGCATAGCACACCAATTGTCTTGGGCGCCTTGCCTTTTGACCTCACCAAACCTGCGGCACTGATCCGCCCGCAGGCGGTGCAGTTCACCGAGACGCTGCCCGACTGGCCACTTCGCGAGCTGCCGACGGTGCGGATCACGCAGTCAATGCCCGACCCCGAAGAGCACCGCGCACGCATCGGTGCAGCGCTGCGCCGGCTGCAGGATCCCGCCAGCGGCCTGCACAAGGTCGTATTGGCCAGGGCTCTGCGACTGGCCGCCGATGGACCACTGGATGCCCGCACCATCGTGCACCGACTGGTGGCCAGCGATTCGGCCGCCAACGCATATCTCGTCGACCTCACCGCGGCAGGCGGGGGGTACTCGGGTGCCGCACTGGTCGGCGCGAGCCCCGAGCTTCTTGTTGCGCGGCGTGGCGACCAAGTGACCTGCCGGCCGTTCGCCGGCTCGGCCCCGCGCCTTGCGGACCCGGACGCCGACGAGGCCAGCGGTGCCGCCCTCGCCGCGTCGGCTAAGGATCGCCACGAACACCAGCTCGTGGTCGACGCGATGCGTGACGCGCTCGCCCCCTTCTGCGTCGATCTTCAGATCGCGTCGACGCCGCAGCTGAGCAAGACCGCGGCGGTCTGGCACCTCTACACGCCGATCACCGGCACTTTGCGCGAAAAGTCCACCACCTCACTGGATTTGGCAATTGCATTGCACCCGACGCCCGCGGTTGGCGGAGTTCCAGCCACCGCGGCGGCCGAACTGATCAACGAGCTCGAGGGTGACCGCGGCTTCTACGCAGGCGCGGTCGGCTGGTGCGACCAGCGCGGCGACGGCCGGTGGCTGGTCTCGATCCGCTGCGCGCAGCTGTCGGCGGATCGCCGTACCGCCGACGCGCACTCGGGTGGCGGCATCGTCGTCGAATCCGATCCCGACGACGAAGTCGCGGAAACCACAACGAAATTCAATACCATCCTGTCGGCGCTGGGGGTGCAGCCGTGA
- a CDS encoding acid phosphatase, with product MGVLQHRLFLLRHGETAWSKSGQHTSRTELDLTETGREQAKLTADALSVLTLDNPLVISSPRQRALVTAELAGLKVDEVSALLSEWDYGDYEGLTTKQIQQQVPDWLVWTHGCPGGESLQQVSDRADAAIAYALEHMESRDVLFIGHGHFSRAVLTRWVELQISEGIRFAMVAASIAVCGFEHGVRQISALGLTGHRHPCLPA from the coding sequence GTGGGCGTTTTGCAGCACCGACTGTTTCTGCTTCGCCATGGCGAGACAGCGTGGTCGAAATCAGGTCAGCACACCAGCCGGACCGAACTCGACCTGACCGAGACCGGTCGCGAGCAGGCAAAGCTGACCGCCGACGCGCTTTCGGTGCTCACCCTCGACAACCCGTTGGTGATCTCCAGCCCGCGGCAGCGGGCGCTCGTCACCGCCGAACTGGCCGGGCTGAAAGTCGACGAGGTGTCTGCCCTGCTGTCCGAATGGGATTACGGCGACTACGAAGGCTTGACCACCAAGCAGATCCAGCAGCAAGTGCCCGACTGGCTGGTCTGGACGCATGGCTGCCCTGGCGGGGAAAGCCTGCAGCAGGTCAGCGACCGGGCCGATGCGGCGATCGCGTACGCGTTGGAGCACATGGAGTCGCGCGATGTGCTGTTCATCGGGCATGGCCACTTCTCGCGCGCGGTGCTGACGCGGTGGGTCGAGCTTCAGATATCCGAAGGGATCAGGTTCGCGATGGTGGCCGCATCGATCGCGGTGTGCGGCTTCGAACACGGTGTGCGCCAGATCAGCGCGCTGGGACTGACGGGCCATCGCCACCCGTGCCTTCCGGCGTGA
- a CDS encoding ParA family protein, protein MNTVTRVLAVANQKGGVAKTTTVASLGAAMEEKGRRVLLVDLDPQGCLTFSLGQDPDKLAVSIHEVLLGEVEPDAALVDTTEGMTLLPANIDLAGAEAMLLMRAGREYALKRALAKVGGNFDVVIIDCPPSLGVLTLNGLTAADDVIVPLQCETLAHRGVGQFLRTITDVQQITNSDLKLLGALPTLYDSRTTHSRDVLLDVADRYELPVLAPPIPRTVRFAEASASGCSVLAGRKNKGAHAYRELATALLKHWKNGKALATFTPEL, encoded by the coding sequence ATGAACACCGTGACGCGGGTACTTGCGGTCGCCAATCAAAAGGGTGGGGTTGCCAAAACGACGACGGTTGCGTCGTTGGGTGCGGCAATGGAGGAGAAGGGCAGACGGGTGCTGCTCGTCGACCTGGATCCCCAGGGATGTTTGACGTTCTCGCTGGGCCAGGACCCCGATAAGCTGGCGGTGTCGATCCATGAGGTGTTGCTCGGTGAAGTCGAACCCGACGCGGCGCTGGTCGACACTACGGAGGGCATGACGCTGCTGCCCGCCAACATCGACCTGGCGGGCGCCGAGGCGATGCTGTTGATGCGGGCTGGTCGCGAGTATGCGCTCAAACGCGCGCTGGCCAAGGTCGGCGGCAACTTCGACGTGGTGATCATCGACTGCCCGCCATCGCTTGGCGTGCTGACGCTCAACGGGCTGACCGCGGCCGACGACGTGATCGTCCCGCTGCAATGTGAGACGTTGGCGCACCGCGGCGTCGGCCAGTTCCTGCGCACCATCACCGACGTGCAGCAGATCACCAACTCGGACCTCAAGCTGCTGGGTGCGCTGCCGACGCTGTACGACTCGCGGACCACGCACAGCCGCGACGTGCTGCTCGATGTCGCCGATCGCTACGAGCTGCCGGTACTGGCGCCGCCGATTCCGCGGACTGTTCGGTTCGCCGAAGCCAGCGCGTCCGGGTGCTCGGTGCTGGCGGGCCGGAAGAACAAGGGCGCGCACGCGTACCGCGAGCTGGCCACTGCGCTTCTCAAGCACTGGAAGAACGGCAAGGCGCTGGCCACGTTCACACCTGAGCTCTAA
- a CDS encoding SDR family NAD(P)-dependent oxidoreductase, translated as MTTIADKTVLVTGGNRGIGRALVDDALSRGARKVYVGTRKPVANSNAIPVPLDVTDEAQIQQAVAEIGSLDILINNAGIADYDDLSDQATLQRHLDVNLFGTFRVTQAFLPLLSTSRGAVVNNLSVNALAPLPLIPAYSVSKAAAFSLTQSLRTLLAEKGVTVHAVLTGIVDTDMTRDLDAPKASPESVARAIFDGVENGEDDIFPDAMAASMARGWRSGPAKALERQYAALAGAERAKAQANSG; from the coding sequence ATGACAACAATTGCGGACAAAACAGTTCTGGTTACCGGGGGCAATCGCGGCATCGGCCGCGCGCTCGTTGACGACGCGCTCAGCAGAGGCGCGAGAAAGGTCTATGTCGGCACGCGCAAACCGGTGGCGAACTCGAACGCAATACCGGTGCCGCTCGACGTGACCGATGAGGCGCAGATCCAGCAGGCGGTCGCCGAGATCGGCTCGCTCGACATTCTGATCAACAACGCGGGCATCGCCGACTACGACGACCTCAGTGACCAGGCCACTTTGCAACGTCACCTCGACGTCAACCTGTTCGGGACTTTCCGGGTCACGCAGGCGTTCCTGCCGCTGCTGAGCACGTCACGGGGCGCCGTCGTCAACAACCTGTCGGTGAACGCCCTCGCACCACTGCCCCTGATCCCCGCCTACTCGGTGTCGAAGGCCGCGGCGTTCTCACTGACGCAGTCGCTGCGCACGCTGTTGGCTGAAAAGGGCGTGACCGTACACGCCGTCCTGACCGGAATCGTGGACACCGATATGACGCGCGACCTGGACGCGCCGAAAGCGTCGCCGGAGTCCGTCGCGCGCGCCATCTTCGACGGTGTGGAGAACGGCGAAGACGACATCTTCCCCGATGCGATGGCGGCGTCGATGGCGCGGGGCTGGCGCAGCGGTCCGGCCAAGGCACTGGAGCGGCAGTACGCAGCATTGGCGGGGGCGGAACGCGCTAAGGCACAAGCGAACTCGGGGTAA
- a CDS encoding Rv3212 family protein encodes MVKPERRTKADLVAAAVIAAVVVVVAALIWLTSDARATISRPAATPAPTLQSAKAVPPALRQLWTAPSPKTTTPLVVGGNVITGNGREVEGRDPSTGNTRWTYARDLELCGVTYVYNYAVAVYPDVRGCGQVSTIDAKTGTRGPSRTAYADPAVKLSSDGTVVLSAGDSRLEMWRSDMVRMLSYGALDARIKPSVPASTICRLVSAESSSTAVSVLEACPKQADLRLTLLRPADEEDTPDVKYVPQPGVATDSDARVVAVSDTTTAVYVPTPKPTINIVDETGATVASTLVAKPPSPNAVMSRAGDLITWWTGDAVMVFSANGLHYRYSVSAAGNNIPLGPATMMAGRLLVPVTGGYDVFDPATGAGVEHIPVQRPQSSAAVVPAVAGSTIIEQRGDQLVALG; translated from the coding sequence ATGGTCAAACCCGAACGCCGCACCAAGGCTGACCTGGTGGCGGCCGCGGTGATCGCGGCAGTGGTGGTCGTCGTCGCCGCGCTGATCTGGTTGACCAGTGATGCCAGAGCCACGATCAGCAGGCCTGCGGCGACACCTGCGCCGACGCTGCAGTCCGCGAAAGCGGTACCCCCCGCGTTGCGGCAGCTGTGGACCGCACCGAGCCCGAAGACCACCACGCCGTTGGTGGTCGGCGGCAATGTCATCACCGGCAACGGCCGCGAGGTCGAGGGCCGCGATCCCTCGACTGGAAACACACGGTGGACCTACGCGCGTGACCTCGAGCTGTGCGGCGTCACCTACGTGTACAACTATGCGGTCGCGGTGTATCCCGATGTGCGCGGCTGCGGACAGGTCAGCACGATCGACGCCAAGACCGGCACGCGCGGGCCGAGTCGCACCGCGTACGCCGACCCGGCGGTGAAGCTGTCGTCCGACGGCACGGTCGTGCTGTCGGCCGGGGACAGCCGCCTGGAGATGTGGCGCTCGGACATGGTGCGGATGCTGTCGTACGGCGCGCTCGACGCTCGGATCAAGCCGAGTGTGCCCGCCTCGACGATCTGCAGGCTGGTGTCAGCAGAGTCGAGTTCGACGGCCGTGTCGGTGCTGGAGGCCTGCCCGAAACAGGCCGATCTGCGGCTGACGCTGCTGCGGCCCGCGGATGAAGAAGACACTCCCGACGTGAAATACGTGCCGCAGCCCGGCGTCGCCACCGACTCGGACGCGCGCGTGGTCGCGGTGTCCGACACCACGACGGCGGTTTACGTGCCCACACCGAAGCCGACGATCAACATCGTTGACGAGACCGGCGCGACCGTCGCGAGCACCCTGGTGGCCAAGCCGCCGTCGCCGAACGCGGTGATGTCGCGGGCAGGCGATCTGATCACCTGGTGGACGGGAGACGCCGTAATGGTGTTCTCCGCCAACGGACTTCACTATCGCTACAGCGTCAGCGCGGCGGGCAACAACATCCCGCTCGGCCCCGCGACGATGATGGCCGGCCGGCTGCTGGTCCCCGTCACTGGCGGCTACGACGTGTTCGACCCGGCCACCGGCGCAGGCGTCGAACATATTCCGGTGCAACGGCCGCAGAGTTCCGCTGCGGTGGTGCCCGCGGTGGCCGGGTCGACGATCATCGAGCAGCGCGGCGACCAACTCGTCGCACTGGGTTAG
- a CDS encoding DEAD/DEAH box helicase — protein MTHLNPKFAELGVRDEIVRALAEDGKEHPFAIQELTLPLALAGDDLIGQARTGMGKTLAFGVPMLQRITSDDERPLTGIPRALVVVPTRELCLQVYGDLAMAAKYLTAADRKLTVTSIYGGRPYEPQIEALQKGVDVVVGTPGRLLDLAQQGHLQLGGLSMLVLDEADEMLDLGFLPDIERILKQIPDERQAMLFSATMPDPIITLARTFMNQPTHIRAEAPHSAATHDTTEQFAYRAHALDKVELVSRILQANGRGSTMIFTRTKRTAQKVSDELAERGFKVGAVHGDLGQGAREKALKAFRTGDIDVLVATDVAARGIDIDDITHVINYQIPEDEQAYVHRIGRTGRAGKTGIAVTLVDWDELARWEMIDKALGLDCPDPAETYSSSPHLFEELDIPADATGTVGEPRKAPAKRAPADKPAEKPARSRTRNRRRTRGGKPSTGHPETSAPQAEAAEGDVPAADEASPARRRRRRRPRKATAANAG, from the coding sequence ATGACTCATCTCAATCCGAAGTTTGCCGAGCTCGGCGTTCGCGACGAAATAGTGCGCGCACTGGCCGAAGACGGCAAGGAACATCCCTTTGCTATCCAAGAACTGACGCTGCCGCTCGCACTCGCGGGCGACGACTTGATCGGCCAGGCACGCACCGGCATGGGCAAGACCCTGGCCTTCGGCGTGCCGATGCTGCAGCGCATCACCAGCGACGACGAGCGCCCGCTGACGGGTATCCCCCGCGCGCTGGTCGTGGTCCCCACTCGCGAACTCTGTCTGCAGGTGTACGGCGACCTCGCGATGGCCGCGAAGTACCTGACTGCCGCTGACCGCAAGCTGACCGTCACATCGATTTACGGTGGCCGGCCCTACGAGCCGCAGATCGAGGCGCTGCAGAAGGGTGTCGACGTCGTGGTCGGCACGCCGGGGCGTCTGCTCGACCTCGCGCAGCAGGGCCACCTGCAGCTCGGCGGGCTGTCGATGCTGGTGCTCGACGAGGCCGACGAGATGCTCGACCTGGGCTTCCTGCCGGATATCGAGCGGATCCTCAAGCAGATTCCCGACGAGCGGCAGGCCATGCTGTTCTCGGCGACCATGCCGGACCCGATCATCACGCTGGCACGCACGTTCATGAACCAGCCCACGCACATCCGCGCAGAAGCCCCGCATTCTGCGGCCACCCATGACACCACCGAGCAGTTCGCCTACCGCGCCCACGCGCTGGACAAGGTCGAACTGGTCAGCCGAATTCTGCAGGCCAACGGCCGCGGGTCGACGATGATCTTCACCCGCACCAAGCGCACCGCACAGAAGGTCTCCGACGAGCTGGCCGAACGGGGCTTCAAGGTCGGCGCGGTGCATGGTGACCTCGGCCAGGGCGCGCGCGAAAAGGCGCTGAAAGCCTTCCGCACCGGTGACATCGATGTACTCGTCGCCACCGATGTCGCCGCTCGCGGCATCGACATCGACGACATCACCCACGTCATCAACTACCAGATCCCCGAGGACGAGCAGGCCTATGTGCACCGCATCGGTCGCACCGGGCGTGCCGGCAAGACCGGGATCGCGGTCACCCTTGTCGACTGGGATGAGTTGGCCCGCTGGGAAATGATCGACAAGGCGCTGGGACTCGACTGCCCCGACCCCGCCGAGACATACTCCAGCTCTCCTCATCTGTTCGAGGAGCTGGACATCCCTGCCGACGCCACTGGCACCGTCGGCGAACCACGCAAGGCGCCTGCCAAGCGCGCGCCCGCAGACAAGCCCGCCGAGAAGCCCGCCCGCAGCCGGACCCGCAACCGCAGGCGCACCCGCGGCGGCAAGCCGAGCACCGGGCATCCCGAGACATCCGCCCCGCAGGCGGAAGCCGCCGAGGGTGACGTCCCCGCCGCCGACGAGGCGTCGCCGGCACGGCGGCGTCGTCGCCGTCGCCCGCGCAAGGCCACAGCAGCGAACGCCGGCTAG
- a CDS encoding ferritin-like fold-containing protein — translation MHSTPSAPSPEQTASGVSAGHPGVNELFALLAYGEVAAFYRLTDEARMAPNLRGRINMASMAAAEMNHYEVLRDALERRGVDVVPAMTKYASALENYHRLTTPSTWLEALVKTYVGDALAADFYLEIADAMPDEVADVVRAVLSETGHSQFVVAEVQAAVTASEKQRHRLALWSRRLLGEAITQAQYVMADHDELVDLVMSSGEGLKQMTEFFDRLQHTHSTRMRELGLA, via the coding sequence ATGCATTCGACGCCATCAGCGCCCTCTCCCGAGCAGACCGCATCGGGCGTGTCGGCCGGCCATCCCGGCGTCAACGAGCTCTTCGCGCTGTTGGCCTACGGCGAGGTGGCAGCGTTCTACCGACTCACCGATGAGGCGCGGATGGCGCCGAACCTGCGCGGCCGAATCAACATGGCCAGCATGGCCGCCGCGGAGATGAACCACTACGAAGTTCTGCGGGATGCGTTGGAGCGCAGGGGAGTCGACGTGGTGCCCGCGATGACCAAGTACGCCTCGGCGCTGGAGAACTACCACCGGCTGACAACGCCGAGCACCTGGCTGGAAGCTCTCGTGAAGACCTACGTCGGCGACGCGTTGGCCGCCGACTTCTATCTGGAGATCGCCGACGCGATGCCCGACGAGGTCGCCGACGTCGTACGTGCCGTGCTGTCGGAGACAGGGCATTCGCAGTTCGTGGTCGCCGAGGTGCAGGCCGCGGTGACGGCCAGCGAGAAGCAGCGTCACCGGCTGGCGCTGTGGTCGCGTCGGCTGCTCGGTGAGGCCATCACTCAGGCTCAGTACGTCATGGCCGACCACGACGAGCTCGTCGACCTGGTGATGTCCAGTGGCGAGGGCCTCAAGCAGATGACCGAGTTCTTCGACCGGCTGCAGCACACCCACAGCACCCGCATGCGCGAGCTGGGCCTGGCCTGA
- a CDS encoding DUF3107 domain-containing protein, translated as MEVKIGVTDSPRELNFNSAQTPSEVEKLITDALSKDSGVLALTDEKGRRFLVQASKIAYVEIGAADIRRVGFGVGAVGSEAVKSG; from the coding sequence GTGGAGGTCAAGATCGGTGTCACCGACAGCCCGCGCGAGCTGAACTTCAACAGCGCGCAGACACCCAGCGAGGTCGAGAAGTTGATCACCGATGCGCTCAGCAAGGATTCCGGAGTGCTCGCCCTGACCGACGAGAAGGGCCGTCGTTTCCTCGTACAGGCGTCGAAGATCGCCTACGTCGAGATCGGTGCCGCCGACATCCGCAGGGTCGGCTTCGGCGTTGGTGCAGTTGGTTCGGAGGCCGTCAAGAGCGGGTAA
- a CDS encoding TetR/AcrR family transcriptional regulator: MSDLANTAARRGAQPANGGGVTGVGSGAGRRGNRLPRDERRGQLLAAASEVFVDRGYHAAGMDEIADRAGVSKPVLYQHFTSKLELYLAVLQRHADNLVSGVRQALRTTTDNRQRVRAAVDAFFDFIEHDGQGYRLIFENDYVTEPQVSAQVKVATEACTDAVFDLISHDSGLEPHRARMIAVGLVSISVDSARYWLNNDRPISKDDAVEGTVQFIWGGLSHVPLTRS, encoded by the coding sequence ATGAGCGATCTCGCCAACACCGCCGCGCGCAGGGGCGCGCAACCGGCCAATGGCGGCGGGGTGACCGGCGTCGGTTCCGGTGCTGGGCGGCGCGGGAACAGGCTGCCCCGCGACGAGCGCCGCGGGCAGTTGCTGGCTGCTGCCAGCGAGGTTTTCGTCGACCGCGGCTACCACGCCGCAGGGATGGACGAGATCGCCGACCGCGCCGGTGTGAGCAAACCCGTTCTGTACCAACACTTCACGTCGAAACTCGAGCTGTATCTGGCCGTGCTGCAGCGGCATGCGGACAATCTGGTTTCTGGCGTGCGCCAGGCGCTACGCACCACCACCGACAACCGCCAGCGAGTGCGGGCGGCCGTGGACGCGTTCTTTGATTTCATCGAGCACGACGGCCAGGGTTACCGGCTGATCTTCGAGAACGACTACGTGACCGAACCTCAGGTGTCCGCGCAGGTCAAGGTGGCCACCGAGGCATGCACCGACGCCGTGTTCGACCTGATCAGCCACGATTCCGGGCTGGAGCCGCACCGCGCGCGAATGATCGCGGTCGGGCTGGTGAGCATCAGCGTCGACTCAGCCCGGTACTGGCTGAACAATGACCGGCCGATCTCCAAGGACGACGCCGTGGAGGGCACGGTGCAGTTCATCTGGGGCGGCCTGTCCCACGTTCCGCTTACCCGCTCTTGA
- a CDS encoding DUF3152 domain-containing protein, producing the protein MTYDPGRRGSGRVPVLRDEWREPLRAQRDPITESSGRVRSNRDEHRRARKQTWLGRFIHTYGWRAYALPVLIAVTGIVVYQTITGTSAPAPKQAEGPVQGPPTLGVASTQIVGAPPKGLTQFDVNLPTGILPEGGPFTEAGAKTWHIVPGTTPKVGEGTTKTFTYTVEIEDGIDTTSFGGDDGFARMVSETLANPKSWTHNPQFAFTRIDSGQPDFRVSLTSPMTVREGCGYDIQIETSCYNPAYSDGQPRVFFNEARWVRGAVPFQGDIGSYRQYQINHEIGHAMGYQRHEGCAQDGGLAPIMMQQTFATNDNDAARFDPESVKPDGKTCRFNPWPYPIA; encoded by the coding sequence GTGACCTACGACCCGGGGCGTCGCGGGAGCGGTCGCGTACCCGTGCTGCGTGACGAGTGGCGAGAGCCATTGCGCGCGCAGCGCGACCCGATCACTGAGAGCTCCGGTCGGGTCAGGTCCAATCGCGACGAGCATCGCCGCGCGCGCAAGCAGACGTGGCTTGGCCGTTTCATCCATACCTACGGATGGCGCGCCTATGCGCTGCCGGTGCTGATCGCGGTGACGGGCATCGTCGTCTACCAGACCATCACCGGAACCAGCGCACCCGCGCCCAAGCAGGCAGAGGGACCGGTGCAGGGGCCGCCGACCCTCGGGGTGGCCAGCACGCAGATCGTCGGCGCGCCGCCAAAGGGGTTGACTCAGTTCGATGTAAACCTGCCGACCGGGATACTGCCCGAGGGTGGCCCGTTCACCGAGGCCGGCGCCAAGACCTGGCACATCGTGCCGGGCACCACCCCGAAGGTCGGGGAGGGCACCACCAAGACGTTCACCTACACCGTCGAGATCGAGGACGGCATCGACACCACGTCGTTCGGCGGCGACGACGGCTTCGCCCGGATGGTCAGCGAAACGCTGGCCAACCCCAAGAGTTGGACGCACAACCCACAATTCGCGTTCACCCGCATCGACAGCGGCCAACCCGACTTCCGGGTATCGCTGACCTCGCCGATGACAGTGCGAGAAGGCTGCGGCTACGACATCCAGATCGAGACGTCCTGCTACAACCCCGCGTACTCCGACGGCCAGCCACGCGTCTTCTTCAACGAGGCCCGCTGGGTGCGCGGCGCGGTGCCGTTCCAGGGTGACATCGGTTCCTACCGGCAGTATCAGATCAATCATGAGATCGGTCACGCCATGGGCTACCAGCGCCATGAAGGATGCGCGCAGGACGGCGGCCTTGCGCCGATCATGATGCAGCAGACGTTCGCAACCAATGACAACGACGCCGCCCGCTTCGACCCGGAGTCGGTCAAACCCGACGGCAAGACCTGTCGCTTCAACCCCTGGCCATATCCGATCGCCTGA